The following are encoded together in the Xiphophorus hellerii strain 12219 chromosome 3, Xiphophorus_hellerii-4.1, whole genome shotgun sequence genome:
- the LOC116717702 gene encoding zinc finger protein 2: MPSVHGQNRFIMEKQSPVNTVASAQLGGEASAFICTECGDGFSQYASILAHMSNHGPLESFSFDGSSNGFDIPQEYVLQENGTLIVVNGLPQLNSVSSSNSSSAPIPPERLSSPLPSPVKPTTTTQNSQPFSNKDSLRPKPPGLSSDVFQQNRCRCEICNRSFSTTQSLHRHQQYGNSERGFRCTLCCKIFQDKSNLKKHLQDHFNEKTRCCGHCGKRFLKIDALNAHQKESHSMPKALGKPDSKEDKKSEKAYPCNKCKLIFFWMSDLQIHSLYHCKGQELDVELESDFETEENSKHSDDGELVNCHANGPSNDTRNGGRKISRDGSLEKNKQPTFTPYRCGLCGDRFESLATLKEHHVTHQTQEEIDEMNKEYQKPIKRVMPPNTSRRGSNPNGKLHPCKHCHRVFNHSSSLSRHMRYHKGTMHTCVFCGRHFPQRCDLRRHVIMYHKTEGLKLLHSNSQSGPSSNSADDEKQANNPEDNTKGSSDNEQTSTEQTGKAGRVNYKCQECGKKFGLLCVYQRHLRYHKKEPTKSLKSLADIKKNSSPEVHLQDHLDPEEPDDGQKSSGRGNTVHEELKKDNLEDIEEDAMDQKQNEKGSSSEALYECTECTQTFSCLDTFLEHQASHDSEAKAIV, translated from the coding sequence ATGCCATCAGTACACGGACAGAATCGTTTTATCATGGAAAAACAGTCACCTGTGAATACTGTTGCTTCAGCGCAGTTGGGAGGAGAAGCCAGTGCTTTCATCTGCACGGAATGTGGTGATGGGTTTAGTCAGTACGCCAGTATATTGGCCCACATGTCTAATCATGGACCTTTGGAGTCTTTTTCCTTTGATGGCTCATCTAATGGATTTGATATTCCTCAGGAATATGTGCTTCAAGAAAATGGTACACTGATTGTTGTAAATGGCTTGCCTCAGTTGAATTCTGTAAGCTCTTCAAATTCTTCTTCCGCACCTATTCCTCCCGAAAGACTCTCATCACCTTTGCCGTCACCTGTTAAGCCAACTACTACAACTCAGAACTCGCAGCCCTTCTCAAACAAAGACTCATTAAGACCCAAGCCACCAGGCTTGAGCTCGGACGTGTTTCAGCAGAACCGTTGTCGTTGTGAAATATGTAATCGTTCTTTTAGTACGACACAGTCTCTGCACCGTCACCAGCAATATGGGAATTCCGAAAGGGGCTTTCGGTGTACTCTGTGCTGCAAGATCTTTCAAGATAAAAGCAACCTCAAGAAACACCTTCAAGACCATTTCAATGAAAAAACCAGATGTTGTGGTCACTGCGGTAAACgattccttaaaattgatgcGCTCAATGCTCATCAAAAAGAGAGTCACTCCATGCCCAAGGCTTTGGGTAAACCAGACAGTAAGGAAGACAAAAAGTCAGAAAAGGCATATCCCTGCAACAAGTGCAAGCTGATTTTCTTTTGGATGTCAGACCTCCAAATACATTCGTTGTATCATTGCAAGGGACAGGAGCTTGATGTGGAGTTGGAGTCTGATTTTGAAACTGAAGAGAATTCAAAGCATTCTGATGATGGGGAGCTTGTAAACTGCCACGCCAATGGTCCATCCAATGATACGAGGAACGGAGGACGAAAAATCTCAAGAGATGGCAGTCTTGAAAAGAATAAGCAACCCACATTCACGCCGTATAGATGTGGTCTATGCGGGGATCGTTTTGAGAGTTTAGCAACTCTAAAGGAGCATCATGTCACACATCAAACTCAGGAGGAAATAGATGAGATGAATAAGGAATATCAAAAGCCCATAAAACGAGTTATGCCACCAAATACCAGCCGGAGAGGATCTAATCCAAATGGAAAACTTCATCCTTGCAAGCATTGCCACCGAGTTTTCAATCACTCTAGTAGTTTGTCTCGACACATGAGATATCATAAAGGCACAATGCACACTTGTGTATTTTGTGGCAGACATTTTCCACAGCGCTGTGATTTAAGAAGACATGTGATCATGTACCACAAAACTGAAGGTTTAAAATTGTTGCACTCAAATTCACAAAGTGGGCCTTCATCTAATTCTGCTGATGATGAGAAACAGGCTAACAATCCCGAGGACAACACCAAAGGATCTTCTGACAATGAACAGACTTCCACAGAGCAAACTGGAAAAGCTGGCAGGGTTAACTACAAATGTCAGGAGTGTGGAAAGAAATTTGGACTTTTGTGTGTGTACCAACGACATTTGCGCTATCACAAGAAAGAGCCCACTAAGTCTCTCAAGAGTCTAGCTGATATTAAGAAGAATTCATCCCCTGAGGTTCATCTTCAAGATCACCTGGACCCTGAAGAACCAGATGATGGCCAGAAATCTTCTGGCAGAGGAAACACTGTACACGAGGAGCTAAAAAAAGATAATCTAGAAGACATAGAGGAGGATGCTAtggaccaaaaacaaaatgagaaaggCAGTTCTTCTGAGGCTCTTTATGAATGCACTGAGTGCACTCAGACATTCTCATGTTTGGACACATTTCTTGAGCACCAGGCTTCTCATGACTCGGAAGCAAAAGCTATTGTATAA
- the fpr1 gene encoding chemokine-like receptor 1 isoform X2, with protein MDTNESIFQINNTEESMSSSGDDAKLRNFLHILSLCVFAVASVLGVFGNGLVIWVAGFSMKKTVNTVWFLNLAVADFLFTAFLPLSITYQALNFHWPFGRLMCKLNSTVNFLNLYASVYTLVAISVDRLVSVVWPVWAQSHRNVMKASYLSLCVWAFALSLSLPSFVFRDTESYGSITICYNNYAFSNNYSNPAVIQLQHFRHRSMTITRVLLGFIIPFSVMLSCYSIIIHRLRNSPTLAKRSGRPFRVISAIIITFFLCWAPFHIMTIVELKRFDPNSQSETLAHVIMVGLPLATCLAYVNSCLNPVLYIFIGQDFRDKICKSILKVLETVFQEDETNTYTKSTTTSENKRLDYNAEL; from the coding sequence ATGGATACAAATGAGTCCATCTTTCAAATCAACAACACGGAGGAGTCCATGTCCTCCTCGGGCGACGAtgcaaaactcagaaattttctacacatcttgtctctctgtgttttcGCCGTGGCCTCTGTGCTTGGGGTGTTTGGAAACGGACTGGTTATCTGGGTGGCCGGCTTCAGcatgaaaaaaactgttaacACAGTTTGGTTTCTCAACCTGGCTGTGGCTGACTTCCTCTTTACGGCCTTCCTACCCCTGAGCATCACATACCAGGCTTTGAATTTCCATTGGCCGTTTGGGAGGTTAATGTGCAAGTTGAACAGCACAGTAAACTTTCTAAATTTGTACGCCAGCGTCTACACCCTGGTGGCGATCAGTGTGGACAGGTTGGTGTCTGTAGTGTGGCCGGTCTGGGCTCAGAGTCATAGGAACGTGATGAAGGCTTCCTATCTGAGTCTGTGTGTTTGGGCATTCGCTTTATCTCTCAGCCTTCCGTCCTTTGTCTTTAGAGATACTGAAAGCTACGGTAGCATTACCATCTGCTACAATAATTATGCTTTCTCCAATAATTATAGCAATCCAGCTGTGATTCAATTGCAACATTTTCGCCATCGATCTATGACCATTACTCGTGTTCTCCTGGGCTTCATCATCCCCTTCAGTGTTATGCTTTCCTGTTATTCCATCATAATCCACCGCCTCAGGAATAGCCCCACATTGGCCAAACGATCAGGCCGTCCTTTTAGGGTCATTTCTGCCATCATCATCACGTTTTTCCTATGCTGGGCTCCCTTTCACATCATGACGATAGTTGAGTTGAAAAGATTTGATCCAAACAGCCAAAGCGAAACACTGGCCCATGTCATCATGGTCGGGTTACCACTTGCCACGTGTCTGGCCTATGTTAACAGCTGCCTGAACCCGGTGCTATACATATTCATTGGCCAGGATTTCAGGGATAAAATCTGCAAATCCATCCTGAAGGTGTTGGAGACTGTATTTCAGGAAGATGAGACCAACACTTACACAAAATCTACCACCACCAGTGAAAACAAGAGACTTGACTACAATGCTGAATTGTAG
- the fpr1 gene encoding chemokine-like receptor 1 isoform X1 encodes MMEQASYYYINFTNLINNDSLYEEDDDYYRDDHDHNNKDEHSELRQSLTIMSLIVYSLAFVLGVLGNGVVIWVTGFKMKKTVNTIWFLNLAIADFLFTAFLPLSVTYTAMGFHWPFGKFMCKLNTTISFLNMFASVYILVVISVDRCVSVVWPVWAQNHRNLRKASCISLCVWALALILSAPYFVFRDTGPSYENENIINCFNNFAMSEDNENQSVLELQLFRHKAMVITRFLLGFVIPFSIIVSCYAVIIHRLRRNRTLANQSSRSFKIIAAIIVTFFLCWAPFHVMGLLEMVSNMGNHSNEMLLHIIVIGVPIATSLAFLNSCLNPLLYVFMGQDFKDKVRKSILKVLENAFQEEVSRSYTYTNSMVTIRSKDKSLSDAEV; translated from the coding sequence ATGATGGAGCAAGCTTCTTACTATTACATCAATTTCACCAATCTAATCAACAATGACTCCTTGTATGAAGAAGACGACGACTACTACAGGGATGATCACGATCACAACAACAAAGATGAGCACTCTGAGCTGAGGCAGTCCCTCACCATAATGTCCCTCATCGTCTACTCGCTGGCTTTTGTCTTGGGCGTGCTCGGGAATGGAGTGGTTATCTGGGTGACTGGCTTCAAGATGAAAAAAACGGTCAACACGATTTGGTTCCTCAACTTGGCCATTGCTGACTTCCTCTTCACAGCCTTCTTACCACTCAGTGTGACATATACAGCTATGGGCTTCCACTGGCCATTTGGCAAGTTTATGTGCAAGCTGAACACTACCATCAGCTTCCTGAACATGTTTGCCAGTGTCTACATTCTGGTGGTGATCAGTGTGGACAGATGCGTGTCCGTTGTCTGGCCTGTCTGGGCGCAGAATCACAGGAATTTGCGTAAGGCTTCATGCATCAGTCTGTGCGTTTGGGCATTGGCTTTGATCCTCAGCGCTCCGTACTTTGTCTTCAGGGATACCGGGCCATCATACGAGAATGAGAACATCATCAACTGCTTCAACAATTTTGCTATGTCTGAGGACAATGAAAATCAATCTGTCCTTGAGCTGCAACTTTTCCGCCACAAGGCCATGGTCATCACCCGCTTCCTCCTGGGCTTCGTCATTCCCTTCAGCATCATCGTCTCCTGCTATGCCGTCATAATCCACCGCCTTAGACGAAACCGCACACTGGCCAACCAGTCCAGCCGCTCTTTCAAGATAATTGCCGCCATTATTGTCACGTTTTTCCTTTGCTGGGCTCCCTTTCACGTCATGGGTTTGTTGGAGATGGTAAGCAACATGGGAAATCACTCAAATGAGATGTTGCTCCACATCATCGTAATCGGAGTCCCGATCGCCACAAGCCTGGCCTTTCTCAACAGCTGCCTGAACCCGCTGCTGTATGTGTTCATGGGCCAGGACTTTAAGGATAAAGTTCGCAAATCCATCCTGAAGGTCCTGGAGAATGCCTTCCAGGAGGAGGTGTCCCGCTCTTACACCTACACAAACTCAATGGTCACCATTCGAAGCAAAGACAAATCACTCTCTGATGCCGAGGTGTGA